In the Methanobacterium sp. genome, one interval contains:
- a CDS encoding anaerobic ribonucleoside-triphosphate reductase activating protein: protein MRIGGHITSTLEFPGHMSIVFFTAGCNLLCSYCHNPELIDVDGGEDIPLKELYRIIQDSSDFIDAVVITGGEPLLQSDDAKKLLECCHDYDLKTKLDTNGCYPKKLKKIIGVVDYVALDVKAPFDAYKEIIGDDVGDLVKKSMELCYDSDCFLECRTTYVPSLMNPTDMEKIAKEITCDLYTIQQFRNRTVLDEKLQNTPNTTRKELLKIANKIKPFLDNVKIKTGEFGDEIIK, encoded by the coding sequence ATGAGAATTGGAGGCCATATCACATCAACTCTGGAATTTCCAGGTCATATGTCCATTGTGTTTTTCACTGCAGGATGTAACCTATTATGTTCCTACTGCCACAATCCAGAACTTATCGATGTGGATGGAGGGGAAGATATTCCATTAAAAGAGTTATATAGGATAATTCAAGATTCAAGTGATTTTATTGATGCAGTGGTTATTACAGGTGGTGAACCTCTCTTGCAGAGTGATGATGCCAAAAAACTATTAGAGTGCTGTCATGATTATGATTTAAAGACCAAACTTGACACCAATGGATGTTATCCAAAAAAGCTTAAAAAAATTATTGGTGTGGTAGATTACGTTGCCTTAGATGTTAAAGCACCCTTCGATGCATATAAAGAAATCATTGGTGATGATGTTGGTGATTTAGTAAAAAAAAGCATGGAACTTTGCTATGATTCAGATTGTTTCCTTGAATGCAGAACTACCTACGTGCCATCCCTAATGAATCCAACAGATATGGAAAAAATCGCCAAAGAAATTACTTGCGATCTGTATACAATTCAACAGTTTAGAAATCGTACCGTTTTAGATGAAAAACTTCAAAACACACCCAACACCACTCGAAAAGAGCTTCTCAAGATTGCTAATAAAATAAAACCTTTTTTAGATAATGTTAAAATTAAAACTGGTGAATTCGGGGATGAAATTATAAAGTAA
- a CDS encoding class I SAM-dependent methyltransferase yields MEKFEPFENYSQKYDEWFDKNSSIYELELQAVKELLPESENSIEIGVGSGRFAAPLGIKLGIDPSKKMGKLAEKRGIKFIEGVAESLPFPDSHFDFILMVTTICFLDNISKAFKEAYRVLKPGGYLIVGFINAESPMGKMYEKNRNESTFYKDARFYSVKEVVSYMEKAHFRDFRFKQAVFKVGEKLKDVFSVKDGYGEGSFIVVRGHK; encoded by the coding sequence ATGGAAAAATTTGAACCTTTTGAAAATTATTCACAAAAATACGATGAATGGTTTGATAAAAATAGTTCTATTTATGAATTAGAATTACAAGCAGTTAAAGAGTTGTTACCTGAAAGTGAAAATAGTATTGAGATTGGTGTTGGAAGCGGACGTTTTGCAGCGCCACTTGGTATTAAATTAGGAATTGATCCATCGAAAAAGATGGGCAAACTCGCTGAAAAAAGGGGTATAAAATTTATTGAAGGAGTTGCTGAGTCACTCCCATTCCCTGATTCCCATTTTGATTTTATTTTAATGGTAACTACCATCTGTTTTTTAGATAATATTAGTAAAGCGTTTAAAGAAGCTTATAGGGTGTTAAAACCTGGAGGTTACTTAATTGTTGGTTTTATAAATGCTGAAAGTCCTATGGGAAAAATGTATGAAAAAAATAGAAATGAAAGCACTTTTTATAAAGATGCAAGATTTTACTCAGTAAAAGAGGTTGTTTCATATATGGAAAAGGCTCATTTCAGAGATTTCAGGTTCAAACAGGCAGTATTTAAAGTGGGGGAAAAATTAAAAGATGTTTTTTCTGTGAAAGATGGATATGGGGAAGGATCTTTCATTGTTGTAAGGGGGCATAAATAG
- a CDS encoding adenylyltransferase/cytidyltransferase family protein, which translates to MIGISADFDPVHLGHVDLIQKAREVADKKDTQVVIYLNKGYSANHAPFFTKFEARSKMALEAGADRIVPIEGLHHRLTMAYTVPIRIALMIQDGVTDYVDATEVDPARIKKYAASFIKRGIFSGIPRNLPNRNVIRWFAVNEFLNLRFKRKMKFHFIPEGKVKGEKISGRQIRREILENNLKITPNVAKVLPDSTINILEDEIEEGNIPCERNLEVVLNRLNTSPRHELLKIAHLNASAVEHIIQGRWYQAENQVWASLRQAGYGPVLSRLALSCVEEDVSRREIYELIIDYEKQGIIPPDQTMGQVIARAWYVASMVEKGLTSSEAHEKFRKGSRAKDKPQYSFEAGLHLRRFELESLKEGMEAHLYVDKRGVLACELKPPGRKVKSPLKLSGKMATYLRLLVDSQVIPLRGELVKKKSGWRIKLQVGI; encoded by the coding sequence TTGATAGGAATAAGCGCTGATTTTGATCCAGTTCACTTGGGACATGTTGATCTCATCCAGAAAGCCAGAGAAGTTGCTGATAAAAAAGATACTCAAGTGGTGATTTACCTTAACAAAGGTTACAGTGCCAATCACGCCCCTTTTTTCACCAAATTCGAGGCAAGGAGCAAGATGGCCCTTGAAGCTGGGGCTGATAGGATAGTGCCCATTGAAGGCTTGCATCACAGGCTCACCATGGCCTACACCGTTCCCATAAGGATTGCTCTGATGATCCAAGATGGTGTCACTGATTATGTGGATGCGACTGAAGTCGACCCTGCTCGGATTAAAAAATACGCTGCTAGTTTCATTAAGCGTGGTATTTTCAGTGGCATTCCTCGCAACTTACCTAATCGTAATGTGATCCGATGGTTTGCAGTTAACGAGTTTCTTAACTTGCGATTCAAACGAAAAATGAAATTTCATTTCATACCGGAAGGTAAAGTGAAAGGAGAAAAAATATCAGGTAGACAAATCCGTCGAGAGATTCTGGAAAATAATTTAAAGATAACCCCAAATGTGGCAAAAGTTCTACCTGATTCAACTATTAATATTTTAGAAGATGAGATAGAAGAAGGAAACATACCCTGTGAAAGGAACCTTGAAGTTGTACTTAACCGTTTGAACACCAGCCCCCGCCATGAACTCCTGAAAATTGCTCATTTAAATGCTTCTGCTGTGGAGCATATCATCCAGGGACGATGGTATCAAGCAGAAAATCAAGTATGGGCTTCACTGCGCCAAGCTGGTTACGGTCCAGTGTTGAGTAGGTTAGCCCTTAGCTGTGTGGAAGAAGATGTTAGCCGTAGAGAAATATATGAACTTATTATTGACTATGAAAAACAGGGCATCATCCCTCCTGATCAGACTATGGGACAAGTTATAGCAAGGGCGTGGTATGTTGCTTCCATGGTGGAGAAAGGACTCACCAGTTCTGAAGCCCATGAAAAATTCCGCAAAGGATCCAGAGCAAAAGATAAGCCACAATATTCCTTTGAAGCTGGGCTTCATCTTCGACGTTTTGAACTTGAATCATTAAAAGAAGGGATGGAAGCTCATCTTTATGTAGATAAGAGAGGTGTGTTGGCTTGTGAGCTGAAACCCCCTGGTCGTAAAGTTAAAAGTCCCTTAAAATTATCGGGTAAAATGGCCACCTATCTGCGATTATTAGTTGATTCTCAAGTAATTCCCCTTCGAGGAGAACTTGTAAAGAAAAAGAGTGGTTGGAGAATCAAATTACAAGTAGGGATATGA
- a CDS encoding NAD(P)-dependent oxidoreductase — MKLGFIGFGEVAQTLSNGLIDHGLKVLTCTDGRSHKSAESAKSTGVYLCSTYSELAKSCDILLSAVIPAEAVNVAKNVGKNFNGIYVDLNNVSPATINEASTYIAEGYTVDAAIMGSIKNGLKTPIIASGPRAEIFAELKNYGMNIEVIGSQLGQASGLKMLRSAYTKGVSALLFESFYAAFQMGLDEILWRYLSQTEGSNFKDSSVSRLKSSTLHSHRRAQEMEEVSKFLSKYEDPLVTRATSEFFHHLHDKLGYISEKPTDYRDVFRKFKKNSF; from the coding sequence ATGAAATTAGGTTTTATAGGATTCGGAGAAGTGGCACAAACATTATCTAATGGGTTGATAGACCACGGACTTAAAGTTTTAACGTGTACAGATGGAAGAAGTCATAAATCAGCAGAATCAGCAAAATCAACTGGTGTTTATTTATGTTCAACTTATTCAGAACTTGCAAAATCCTGTGATATATTGTTATCAGCTGTTATCCCTGCTGAAGCAGTAAATGTAGCCAAAAATGTGGGGAAAAATTTTAATGGAATTTATGTGGATTTAAATAATGTATCTCCTGCCACAATAAATGAAGCTTCAACTTACATTGCCGAAGGCTACACTGTTGACGCTGCCATAATGGGCAGCATAAAAAATGGATTAAAAACACCCATAATAGCTTCAGGTCCGCGTGCTGAAATTTTTGCTGAATTAAAGAATTATGGTATGAATATAGAAGTGATTGGCTCACAATTGGGTCAAGCATCTGGTTTGAAGATGCTTCGCAGTGCTTATACTAAAGGTGTTTCAGCCCTTCTTTTTGAATCATTTTATGCTGCTTTTCAGATGGGTTTGGATGAAATTTTATGGCGTTACCTCAGTCAAACTGAAGGATCAAATTTTAAAGACTCATCAGTTTCTCGTCTTAAAAGTAGCACATTACATAGTCATAGACGTGCTCAGGAAATGGAGGAAGTATCCAAATTTCTATCAAAATATGAAGATCCCCTGGTTACTCGTGCTACTAGTGAGTTCTTCCATCACCTTCACGATAAATTGGGTTACATATCAGAAAAACCAACTGATTATAGAGACGTATTTCGGAAATTTAAGAAAAATAGCTTTTAA
- a CDS encoding cytochrome c biogenesis protein CcdA — protein METSYILSFLAGMASTISPCVLPLIPVIVGFSILKRTTLEIISFNLGFFLFFASVTILTAIFTAAINYYLLYFRITAALILVVTGILLIAMKNMFNLPTTSIFSKSNSRKGILGSFLMGFLTCLAWSPCFGPYVVAIATYSASTGDLSFSVINMTLFAGGFSLTIFIMAMLMSKIRFDFMIKHSDWIRIISGVIIASAGLYMLMGFL, from the coding sequence ATGGAAACTAGTTACATACTGTCCTTTTTGGCAGGGATGGCATCAACCATCTCACCATGTGTTCTGCCTCTGATACCAGTTATTGTAGGTTTTTCCATACTCAAAAGAACGACTTTGGAGATAATATCTTTCAATTTAGGATTTTTCTTATTTTTTGCCAGCGTAACTATCCTTACCGCCATATTCACGGCGGCGATAAATTATTATCTATTATATTTCCGAATAACCGCTGCGCTGATCCTGGTGGTAACTGGAATTCTTTTAATTGCCATGAAAAATATGTTTAACTTGCCAACAACCAGCATCTTCAGCAAATCAAACTCTCGTAAAGGCATTTTAGGATCATTTTTAATGGGGTTTTTAACTTGTTTGGCTTGGTCACCATGTTTCGGTCCCTACGTGGTTGCAATAGCAACTTATAGTGCATCAACAGGCGATTTAAGTTTTAGTGTTATTAACATGACCCTTTTTGCCGGGGGATTTTCCTTAACAATATTCATAATGGCTATGTTAATGTCAAAAATCCGTTTTGATTTTATGATAAAGCATTCAGATTGGATTAGGATAATATCTGGAGTAATAATAGCCTCTGCAGGTTTATATATGCTAATGGGTTTTTTATAA
- a CDS encoding thioredoxin fold domain-containing protein — protein MAVIVSSLNSDETNKDPKSSIKWDNDYNHAIQVAKNTHKKIFIYFYADWCVYCTQMDDLTYASSEVKEKLMKNYVLLKLDVDANPQLSQKYQAYSLPTIIILDYNGREIKRIIGYQSPEQLLTQL, from the coding sequence GTGGCAGTAATTGTTTCGAGTTTAAATAGTGATGAAACAAATAAAGACCCAAAATCGTCTATAAAATGGGACAATGATTATAATCATGCCATTCAAGTAGCAAAAAATACCCACAAGAAGATATTTATTTACTTCTATGCAGATTGGTGCGTATATTGCACACAGATGGATGATCTAACCTATGCATCTTCGGAAGTTAAAGAAAAATTAATGAAAAACTATGTATTGCTAAAACTGGATGTGGATGCAAACCCCCAGTTAAGTCAAAAATATCAAGCTTACAGTCTTCCTACCATAATAATCCTGGATTATAACGGCCGGGAAATAAAGCGGATCATTGGATATCAAAGCCCAGAACAACTATTAACTCAACTATAA
- a CDS encoding DUF89 family protein: protein MKVHYECASCFLRQAREALDLATDDEDLKMKVTEMINQILCKKFKKGAVSNQIGTEIHRTIKRETENPDPYHDLREISDQIAIQFLPRVEKLLEKDKSLKNYLKAAIAGNILDFGALGLETDIEELVMSTIEKDLAIDHTPQLETELQKAKTVIYLADNVGEIVFDKLLIKKLDEYNVEVTVALKKYPILNDACMKEALDVGLDEVARLTTTGTDSIGVIYHDLSDDFKQEFQETDLIIAKGLGNYEGLGEIDLGKKPVFCLFNAKCKPIARETGVEVGDNVVLKLN from the coding sequence ATGAAAGTACACTACGAATGCGCATCATGCTTTCTCAGACAAGCAAGAGAAGCTCTAGATCTGGCAACTGATGATGAAGATCTAAAAATGAAAGTAACAGAAATGATCAACCAAATTCTCTGTAAAAAATTTAAAAAAGGAGCAGTATCTAATCAGATTGGTACGGAGATACACCGTACTATCAAACGTGAAACTGAAAACCCTGATCCATACCATGATCTACGGGAAATATCAGACCAGATTGCAATTCAATTTCTACCTCGTGTAGAAAAGTTATTGGAAAAAGACAAATCCCTTAAAAATTATCTTAAAGCAGCGATTGCTGGTAATATTCTTGATTTTGGGGCTTTAGGATTAGAAACTGACATTGAAGAACTGGTCATGTCTACTATAGAAAAAGATCTGGCCATTGATCATACACCCCAACTGGAGACTGAACTTCAAAAAGCTAAAACTGTTATTTATCTAGCTGATAATGTGGGTGAGATAGTATTTGATAAGTTATTAATTAAAAAGTTAGATGAATACAATGTTGAAGTAACTGTAGCTCTTAAAAAGTATCCCATTCTCAACGATGCTTGTATGAAGGAAGCATTGGATGTTGGTCTTGATGAAGTAGCAAGATTAACAACCACTGGAACTGATTCCATTGGGGTAATCTATCATGATCTTTCTGATGATTTCAAACAAGAATTCCAGGAAACTGATCTAATTATCGCCAAAGGTTTGGGAAATTATGAAGGCCTTGGTGAAATAGACCTCGGGAAAAAACCTGTCTTCTGCCTATTTAATGCTAAGTGCAAACCAATAGCACGGGAAACCGGTGTTGAAGTTGGAGATAATGTAGTTTTAAAATTAAACTAA
- a CDS encoding site-2 protease family protein has protein sequence MDDFTLIEQSISHHFPLIGFHKDGMGKESYFLVGNYNPESFQALAQELAKHGFIPFINPEGNYYKINIAKKPEKGESRIIFNIILFLATICTTLFAGYILGKGDIWQAIAFSASLLGIIGAHETAHYLAARKHGISATLPYFIPAPTIIGTFGALINVKSPIPNRKALFDLGYSGPLAGFLVAIPIILIGLNLSTLGVNTDTSMLFLPPPIMELLTFLAAPTASEGQILLLHPVAFAGWVGIIVTMLNLMPVAYLDGGHIVRSLFGQNFHKIVSIGGVVITIILGWYIMALLMGVIFFFGKGHPGAQDNISSLDGNRKIIAVVILIIFILCLSPAPVSL, from the coding sequence GTGGATGACTTTACTCTAATTGAACAATCAATTTCTCATCATTTTCCTTTAATCGGATTCCATAAAGATGGAATGGGAAAAGAATCCTATTTTTTAGTGGGAAATTATAATCCGGAAAGTTTCCAAGCACTGGCACAAGAACTGGCCAAACATGGTTTCATTCCTTTTATTAATCCAGAAGGCAATTATTATAAAATAAATATTGCCAAAAAGCCGGAAAAGGGCGAATCAAGGATTATTTTTAATATTATTCTTTTCCTAGCCACCATATGCACAACCTTATTTGCAGGGTATATTCTGGGAAAAGGGGACATATGGCAAGCTATTGCATTTTCTGCCTCTTTACTTGGAATTATAGGGGCTCATGAGACGGCCCATTATTTAGCAGCACGTAAACACGGAATAAGTGCTACTTTACCTTATTTTATTCCTGCACCAACTATAATTGGAACTTTTGGGGCTTTAATAAACGTTAAATCTCCAATACCTAATCGAAAAGCATTATTTGATTTAGGATACAGTGGTCCTTTGGCTGGCTTCCTAGTTGCTATCCCGATTATTTTAATTGGTCTGAACTTATCCACATTAGGTGTAAATACTGATACTTCCATGCTTTTTCTACCACCACCTATAATGGAATTACTCACATTTCTGGCAGCTCCAACTGCAAGTGAAGGTCAGATATTACTTCTCCACCCTGTTGCCTTTGCTGGTTGGGTGGGGATTATCGTTACCATGCTAAATCTGATGCCAGTGGCTTATCTAGATGGTGGACACATAGTTAGGTCACTTTTCGGCCAAAATTTTCACAAAATTGTTTCAATTGGAGGGGTAGTGATAACTATCATATTGGGCTGGTATATTATGGCATTACTAATGGGGGTCATTTTCTTTTTTGGAAAAGGACATCCTGGTGCTCAGGACAATATTAGTTCTCTAGATGGTAACCGAAAAATAATAGCCGTTGTAATATTGATAATTTTTATCCTCTGCCTTTCCCCTGCACCTGTTAGCCTTTAA
- a CDS encoding MoaD/ThiS family protein yields MQVTVVIGEDEKQLDIDEGKTVKDLLQMIEIPVETVVVKKNHSIIIEEEIIEDGDLIEVIKVIYGG; encoded by the coding sequence ATGCAAGTAACAGTTGTCATTGGAGAAGATGAAAAACAATTGGATATTGATGAAGGAAAAACAGTTAAAGATTTGCTTCAAATGATAGAAATACCTGTAGAAACTGTTGTTGTTAAGAAAAATCATTCAATCATCATTGAAGAAGAAATAATAGAAGATGGGGATTTAATAGAAGTAATTAAAGTAATTTATGGTGGATAA